The region AATTTGGTTTTATCCCAAGTATGCATCCAAAAAGTTAAGTAGTTTGCACCCTATCATATTGTCAACAAGTCGATCTATTTTCGACAACAATAAATGTCTTTCAGACATACTTTGTTGAGGTTCATATAATTGATGCACATACATCATTTTTTGTTTGACTTTTTCACCATAACCATGTGGTATAAACAATTTCTTGTATGCAATCAACATCtagtaattttgaaatttcatgATTCACTACCACTTGTCTCTCTTCTTCGGGCATGTGTTTCCTCTAGACGACTACCTTGATCTAAGGAAGGATAACAAGTTTCTGACATAAAAACTTGAGGTTCATATAATTTcttgtatgaaatcaacatCTAGTAATTGTTCATAAAACTTGAGGAAGGATAACAAGTTTTCGACAACAGTAAATGTCTTTTAGACATACTTTGTTGAAGTTCATATAATTGATGCACATACATCATTTTTCGTTTGACTTTTTCACCATAACCATGTGGTATAAACAATTTcttgtatgaaatcaacatctagtaattttgaaatttcatgATTCACTACCACTTGTCTCTCTTCTCCGAGCATGTGTTTCCTCTAGATGACTACCTTGATCTAAGGAAGGATAACAAGTTTCTGACATAAAAACTTGAGATCGATGACCAACATATCATCTAGGAAATAGGTAATTAGATCGATGTCcgacatattattaaaattatcaatatacTAGTAAATAATAAGTCACTTTATTGTTTGTTTAAAGATGTTTTCGatgaaattatgtttaaaatatcttaactaaaaattaaatattattgtaagttatttttgttttagttattaatgtttgataattttaacttatatctTCTTTTGGAATTTCTTTTAACttgtattttctattttatctatTGTATCTTATGATATTGGTGTCGAGTTATGagaataattattatgataacttgtacaatgttaaaaatatgttaagaTTATCAATATAgtagttgagaaaaaaaaaggtttttttcCCAAACTGGTGCAATTTAATTATGCATTTACCGAAAtggtgcaaatttttttaaaatttcagcGAAGGGTAAGTCGTGCCAAGATGGTGCGATTTCTGTATGAAGAAGTCGTGCCAAAATCAGacgattttaattaaaataagctGAAGTCGTGCCAACATGGAAAGACTTCTGTGTTATGAAGAAGTCGTGTCATATTCAGACgactttaattaacattttaagcAAAGTCGTGCCAATATGAGAAGACTTCAGtattaaattgttaatgaataAGTCGTCCCATATTGGAGAGACTTCAATGTTGTGTTGTTAATGAAGAAGTCGTACCATATTGGGACGACTTTAGttcgaataaaaattaaatttttttagtcatattaattagttaaataataatgcatataagtaattaaaaatttcatgatgATTTTGGTTTCTTATAATAGGGAATGAAAGTTATCTATGAGAGCCTGTGCCATAATGAGATCTGAACTAGATCGTCATCATCATTATATCTTCATGTTGTTGTCTTTGGTTTATATCTTCCACAATTTGTGGCGGCATTGTAGGCCGATAATATTGCTGGAACGATGTGGGATATGCAGACGGAGGtgttcacttttattttaatatatatcaactaaaaaattattggatcttatatatttgttattaaaaaactctttttttcttttctttacttttgtATATCTTGTGtacaatgaaaattttaaattctttattcaatttaatattatcataattcaataattttttctttttttaatttaactttttctttctttattcaaGTTCAACTATCAAGTCGTGCCATTATGACAAGACTTCCTTTATAACCAAAACACTAAAGTCGTGCCATAATGGCAAGACTTTCTTAAAAACCTAATACTGAAGTCGTGTCATTATGGCAAGACTTTCTTAATAACCCAATATTGAAGTCGTGCCAATATGGGAAAACTTTCTTAAAACCCTAATAGTGAAGTCGTGCCATTATGAGAAAACTTTCTTAATAACCCAATACTGAAGTCGTGCCAATATGGCAAGACTTTCCTTGTTATGAAGTCGTCCCATTATATGACTACTTTGATTATTCTCGAAATTAATTTAAGTGAAGTCGTCTTTGTTTGGTACGACTTCATGAAAGATATTAAAGTCTCTTCTATTTGAGACGACTTCAGCTCGAATTAATCAAATTCGTCTTAATTTGGCACGACTTCTTCAAGATGAAGTCGTGTCATTTTCTCACGACTTACCTctattgagaaataaaaaaaatgtaccattttaagaaattggaaaaaaattgcaccatttgagaaaaaaaaccaaaaataaaagtaatttcatGTTTTAACTATCATCATTAGTGTTttcaatcaaaatataaataaaaatataattgaagcaAAACAATTAAGCTTTTTACATGATTCGATTGTGCGAGTCGGACTCGGATGCACTTGTAGTAATTCTACCTCCATTTCCCATTCGCACACAAAATACCGTTACAACGAAAACACATTCTCGCGTAAACACCGCTCCCAGACAAAACACGCGCACTGACACACTCTCCGCCACTCTCTCTCTCAAATCGAGCACACACTGTCACTTTCTCTCTTCCCTTCCCATCTCTCGTTCCCATACCATCAATCATTTCCCTCTTCTCCCCTCCCACACCGACACACCAGCATTCCCATTCCCCAAACGCTGTCGTTTCCCAGAGTCTCTCATCCTTCAAATTCGTTTCACACAAAAGCGCTGTTAAAGCCGCCCTCGCCCTCCGCCACCGCCTCTCAGATCCGCCTCCGCTCCTCGTCCTCAGCTGAACTTCTCGACGCCGAGCTGGAGCTCGAAACAACCAAAATGATCAAGCGCTCCGGGCGGCAGCCGCCGCCGGAGTCGCTTAAAGACAAGATCTACAACCTCCGGGGAGCGTTTCTCATGGTGGCGGTTCCGCTCCTCCTCGTCGCGCTCGTGCTCTACGCCATGCCTTCCGCCTCCTCCAACGAGTCCATCGAAGACTACGCCCTAACACACCGCAAGGCCGCCCCCGATCGGAAAACCGCCTTCGCCGTCATCTTCGACGCCGGAAGCTCCGGAAGCCGTGTCCACGTCTTTCGTTTCGACCAGAACTTGGATCTCGTTCCCATCGGGAATGACCTCGAGCTTTTCGTTCAGGTGAGTGAAAATCGTGGATTTGCGTTTTCCTTCGAAATAGTTTACTCTAATCTAGTAAGAGTGAGtcaataatttaattcataaatcTCTAGTagttattaatgaaaaaaaaattatgtaatttgtaATGAACCTCTATACATGTATCCctatattaatgtattttataaatagacCAAGTTGAAGGATTTTTCTAATACTTCAAGGACTagttagtataattttttatgttttaaggtttacttttataatttgtttattttggaGCCTACATATGAGAGATAACAATACTTTTGTGGATGAAATTGATGATTTATTCAATGTAATAATCTCTTCCCTGAATTTTTGTGTGATAGGTTAATAAAGAAGGAAATATGGCATAAACTGGTCAGTAAGTTCTggtaaagataaaaattaagaatattaaaaCTTGTTATATAAGCTAAAATTCACTTATctacttaatttttaaattttaggaaaGTTAAATGTAAAAGCTTTTTCACATTAGATTTGAAGTGGTAGAAGAGAGAACAAGGAAGTGAAGTGAAAATGAGATAGCATAAAGCAGTTACTCTAATTTTTAAATCATGATTGTTAGAATTTTATCTGAAAGGTTTTGTTAGCATTAGGCTGAGTTCTAGGGGAgaaattaaactttttgcaaatGAATAAATATCAGTTTTTGAATCAGTCTGTTCTTGATAAAAACTCATGTTAAACAATTGGTAATGCATATAATAGCAAATCAATGCAATTAAGAGTTGTATGAGATAAGACTAAGAGAAAAAACACGAGAAATTATAATGGTTCACCCCTTTCAAGATATCTATATCCTATTgctaaatcactaaaataagccTATCTACTAAATTTTCAAGTTTTACAAGAACTTCCGAAGAAAACAGGAACATATACAACAACATAATACCTTGAATTGTACAATATCTACAACACCACTTCTGAAACTATCACAATCAAATTCCCGTGACCACCCTAACTAAGAACCATACAACACAAAAAATGGATTAGATTATGAAACAAGATCACCTGGAAAAGTTTCAGCTCAaaccaaaaaaaagaaaagaaaggataGTGATCTTCAAAGTAAGGTGATTAATCTATGATCATGATTCAATGATTCTTCATGAGTAGCTCCaacaaagtgttttccaaaatgcAAAACTCTTACTCggtattttcaaaattttaagtatTCTAATTGATTAGATTTTAAGTTATTTCGTATTTAAGAAGAGTAGGAATTATAACGTTGTATATCTGATAGTTCTAACCAACTAAAACTCATTTTAGTAAGCTAAAACAAAGCACGATGAAGTTGCACAACTTTTTTCAGGCTAAAACGAGATTTGAGTCAAAATCACTTGGTGATTTTAGTTCATTAAAAGTTTGGTTTTATAGACTAAATCATAGTCAACTTATTAAATTGCTAAAGTCATTTTAGTTTATTAACTTGAGAATTTAGTTGACCCAGGTGTTCTAACTTGCAAACCCAGCAAGTTCAAGGACATTTTTAGTTTACTAAAACTcttcataataaattaaaataagccTTTAAATAAAGGCTCTTAACACTTCTATAAAccaatttaatcaattttaactaAGATCACGGATTGTAAACTTGATTACAACTCTATAACCACAAAAATACAACTCAataacaatttttcaactccAAGATCAACACCTCATCACTTCAATCATCATGATTTAGAGCATCAAATCAAATCACTTCATGTTTTTGCTTGGATCATTAATCTCAACAAGTTTCACTTcgcattaaaataaaatattttagtccaAGTATACAAACATTGAATTGATTTAGGTTTGTTTAGACAAATTTCTCCATAATACTTTTaggagagaaaatgaagaacaaattaaataaatttctttgtgaactaaaattagtttatgcatTAGTTAATTTGTAGAAACTCTCTCATAAATCCTTATTTTTAACTTGGTATAAGCTAATTTTAACTTatggaaaaacttatttaattaattttcttttatatttctgTCATGATAAACTTGTTCAAATAgactcataaaataaattatatataaaatgtgatCTTGGTTTCTCTACAATACTAAAATGTGACACGCCCCATTTTTAATTCTCGCAGCATTATCTTAAATCACTTTTTATCCTCTTATAAGTGTCTATTTGAACCATTTAGAGGactaaaaatgatatatttatgtTAGAATAGGTATTAAATAGTTTTACTGGAAAACTACTAAGTGTTGTACATTTAAGTTGTACCTATCTCTATATCTATCTTTGCTCTTCCCTCTACTCAATTTATCAGAATTCTGTCATATAAATACGAGAACATAAGAGAGGTGATTTATTTAAGCTCTCAAAAATATattgtctattttatttatctcaatttggcATCTGAGCGGTCAATCTCGATTTGCTGATCTCAGTCTTGTTCGGCAAAATATAAGCCACCTTCCACCACTGTTCACTTCCATAGTTATCTCCAATAACCACTGGATTTGGAGCATCTCTCTAAGCAATAGCCAACCCTGTCGGTCCAAAAGGCTGAATCTACTCAATGCGCCACCACACGCATACTCGTTGTTCACAGCATCTAGGTGTGTGACATGCACATGCTGTCATCCTCTAACTGGAGTGACATCGCGCCTCCTCAACAAGACTTGTTGGACCTCCCTCCTCGTCTTTGTTATGATCGTTGGGTCTTCATTTCCAGTAAGGTTGAAGGTCAAATCTGAAATCTTCTATTTGTTTCCTATTGgctatttcttttttgttggtCTCCTACAACGAAAATGTCTTCTAGACTTGTCTCCTTCTCTGGAACTTTTACTATTACTTCTGAATGACTGAATGGGAAAAATTATCTTGCTTGGTTTGCCTCAGTTTGTTGAACTTTAGTTCCTTGGCCAAGGTTTCCACGTTTACCTTGAACAAGATGGGAGTAATGTGGCATCCAATCAAGTTGAACAGTTGAAGCAAATTAATTTTCAGTTTTATGTGTTACTGTGGTAATATGTGGAAAACAAATTATTGGGTACTCTTAGTTTGTTCAAAACGTACAACTTGTTTTAGAAAAAgcctcaaaatatattttaaaatgatattcagTGCCTTTAAGACTTGCCTCTCAAACAAACAGATCATAACATGATGTTGTTTTAACTTGTTAACTAAGCATGTTTGTGGAAATATGTGTTCGATTTTTATCTATTTGGCCCATGAGTAGTGATGAGAGGTATTATTGAAATATGTGGAATGTATGTGTGAAATTTCTCCATATTTTATTGTCATTAGTATTTAATTATGCTATAATTTGAATGTGTGTCTACTACAGcaatttctttgaatttttcaaaattgaagtcaagatttcaaattctaaaagaaatatattcttaaatttcaaacaaatgaGGCCACAATTGTGGTTGCAGACACTCCAAAAACACCTTGGTGTTGTGATAAAAACACAGTCACGAACCTTTTTTAAAAGCTAGACCCTTGGTGTGGTGGTaacatttttatgattttgcaGATTAAACCTGGTTTGAGTGCTTATGCACAGAATCCACAACAGGCTGCTGAATCTTTGATTACTCTATTGGATAAAGCTGAGAGTGTTGTTCCTCGGGAGTTTCGGCCGAAGACACCTGTTAGAGTTGGggtgtgtttaattttatattcatattcattTGGGTTGGGATATCTGAAACATTTTATATGCTAATGCAGGCAACTGCAGGGTTGAGGGCTTTGGAAGGGGATGCTCCGGACAGGATTTTGCAAGCGGTAAACATTACTTGCTGCATCTTGCTCATGTTCAATATTATTAGCATGTAGTAGCCATACTCAACCTTTTAAACTTGTGTTGCTTCCACTATTTGTGAATGTAAGGTTCGGGATTTGCTTAAGCAAAGAAGCACCCTAAAATCTGAGTCCGATTCAGTAAGAGTGCTGGATGGAACACAAGAAGGTGCTTTTCAATGGGTATGCATATGAACTCTATATTTCTAACTTTCGTAAGTTACATGCTTTAGTGACATCGAATGGATAGTTACAATACATTTGCTCTAAAGAGCACTTCAATCTCTGAAAATATGTAGTAACAGAGGTCACTATAGAATCCATCTATAGTCACTGACAGATATATAAAAGAGAAATCAGTAGTCTATACCATGAAAGGTGGGGAAAAATTCTAAATCAGCATAAATGCTGAACTCCTGACAATGTAACTCTAAGGTTTGtaagaatttaaatttcaatcTAGTTGGATAATGCTTCGTTGTTGTAATGTGACATTgccctttaattcgtggggagTTGgatttaatcactgatttggCCATTAGTGATGTGGCAGCTAGACATAGAATCAGTACTTTTAGTTTGAGtaattataatactattattGTGGAAGAAAGTGTCAGTTATAGAAAAatctatttcattttttttccctCCAGGAAAAGTTTATGGAGAATCTTGTCCAAACATATTGTCCCTTATTTAGCATACTTGATTTAGGGGTTATTATAGTGTACAAATGATTTTGGGTGAACTGTATAAGCAGTGGGCTAAATGTACTCTGACATTATATCAGTAACGAAGTGATGATATGATGCAATAATTGTGACAACTGCtttacacaattttttattgatagtttttttctttatttgaagagTTATGGGAGCAATGCTTAGATGCATCAGACGTGTCggaaatacaatataaaatacttGACGAATGCTAATTTTGGTATCCTGGAAGGCTCGAGTTTTAACCTGTTATTTCAAGTTCTTTGTATATGATATCTGTTTAGATAGCATTTCCTGGCAGCTAAAATTATACACTGCCAGGAAACATTTGCATGGTTCGACAGTGACTAAACTTTTTAAGATCAAGTGTAAGTAGAAAGGAAATTAAGTTAAGATGTTGTGTTCACTTTCCTCTACGGTATTTAGTTAGTTTTACCTGGCCTTCTGTTTTATTTAGGTGACTATCAACTATCTACTGGGAAACCTAGGAAGAGATTATTCAGAGACAGTTGGGGTAGTTGATCTTGGTGGTGGATCTGTTCAGATGGCATATGCCATCTCAGAGACAGATGCTGCTGGGGCTCCAACTGTATCAGTTGGAGAGGACCAATATGTCAAGGAGATGTTCCTTAGGGGAAGGAAATATTACCTCTATGTTCACAGGTTTTTCTTCTTGCTCTTGACATgccattttgagattttatgtttttatgggATCTTCGAGTGCCCACCTCTGTAGTCTTTACCCTAATTTTCAGATAGATAGATATTCTGTAATACAATTCCATCTTCATGGTCAATAGGTTTTAGCATTTTGCTTTCAGTTACTTGGGCTATGGTTTACTAGCAGCTCGTGCGAAGATTTTAAAGGTTTCGGATGATTTTGGAAACCCTTGCCTCTTAGATGGCTTTAATGGTGAATATTACTTTGGCTTTCTACATGCTTGGTTCTATTTTTATGccaataagttttattttaaaacatcctCAGGATCTTACAACTATGGAGGAAAGTCGTTTAATGCTTCATCCTATCCTTCTGGTGCAAGCTTGAATGAATGCAAAAGCATAGCTCTTAAGGCTCTCAAGGTTAACGAGTCAAAATGCACACATATGAAGTGCACTTTTGGTGGGATATGGAATGGTGGTGGGGGTGATGGACAGAAAAATCTTTTTGTTGCCTCATTTTTCTTTGACCGCGCAGCTGAGGTATTGCTTATTTTATTAACCCTTGGACCAAATACTGATATCAGTCCCTTCATTTAATGCAACTTTGCCATGctaatcatattatttattcaaaggCTGGTTTTGCCGACCCAAACTCACCCGTTGTGAAGGTTCGTCCTGTGGATTTCGAGGCTGCATCTAAGCAAGCTTGTCGAACAAAGATTGAAGATGTCAAATCCTTTTATCCACTTGTTGAGGAAGGGAACCGTCCATATTTATGCATGGATCTCTTGTACCAATATACATTGCTTGTTGAAGGATTCGGTAGGTTTCGTAATCGTGTTGGAACAGTTATTCAAGATAATGATGCTTTCTGcgaaatctttttctttttcttggatCAATCTTTCTGCAAAATCTTGAGAATATTATTCTCTTCCTGCACTGACTGGATTCTTGTTTTGGCAGGCCTAGATCCATGGCAACAGATGACGTTAGTGAAGAAAGTTAAATACCACGATGCTCTTGTTGAAGCTGCATGGCCCTTAGGCAGCGCCATAGAAGCTGTATCATCTACATAATGACACGAGTGTGATAATTATTTACTCACCTGAAATCTTACGAGATGAGTTGTCACAAGTTTCTTGAGGTGAAGTTGCCTCCATTCATGATGATCAGAAATTGCTTATCGGGTCAAATTGAGAGTAGATAAGGAGCTACATTTCATGAATAACTAGAAGATAgcttcattatt is a window of Vigna unguiculata cultivar IT97K-499-35 chromosome 4, ASM411807v1, whole genome shotgun sequence DNA encoding:
- the LOC114182279 gene encoding apyrase 2-like isoform X2, with translation MIKRSGRQPPPESLKDKIYNLRGAFLMVAVPLLLVALVLYAMPSASSNESIEDYALTHRKAAPDRKTAFAVIFDAGSSGSRVHVFRFDQNLDLVPIGNDLELFVQIKPGLSAYAQNPQQAAESLITLLDKAESVVPREFRPKTPVRVGATAGLRALEGDAPDRILQAVRDLLKQRSTLKSESDSVRVLDGTQEGAFQWVTINYLLGNLGRDYSETVGVVDLGGGSVQMAYAISETDAAGAPTVSVGEDQYVKEMFLRGRKYYLYVHSYLGYGLLAARAKILKVSDDFGNPCLLDGFNGSYNYGGKSFNASSYPSGASLNECKSIALKALKVNESKCTHMKCTFGGIWNGGGGDGQKNLFVASFFFDRAAEAGFADPNSPVVKVRPVDFEAASKQACRTKIEDVKSFYPLVEEGNRPYLCMDLLYQYTLLVEGFGLDPWQQMTLVKKVKYHDALVEAAWPLGSAIEAVSST
- the LOC114182279 gene encoding apyrase 2-like isoform X1; amino-acid sequence: MTSSFSFSLVRQNISHLPPLFTSIVISNNHWIWSISLSNSQPCRSKRLNLLNAPPHAYSLFTASRCVTCTCCHPLTGVTSRLLNKTCWTSLLVFVMIVGSSFPVRLKIKPGLSAYAQNPQQAAESLITLLDKAESVVPREFRPKTPVRVGATAGLRALEGDAPDRILQAVRDLLKQRSTLKSESDSVRVLDGTQEGAFQWVTINYLLGNLGRDYSETVGVVDLGGGSVQMAYAISETDAAGAPTVSVGEDQYVKEMFLRGRKYYLYVHSYLGYGLLAARAKILKVSDDFGNPCLLDGFNGSYNYGGKSFNASSYPSGASLNECKSIALKALKVNESKCTHMKCTFGGIWNGGGGDGQKNLFVASFFFDRAAEAGFADPNSPVVKVRPVDFEAASKQACRTKIEDVKSFYPLVEEGNRPYLCMDLLYQYTLLVEGFGLDPWQQMTLVKKVKYHDALVEAAWPLGSAIEAVSST
- the LOC114182279 gene encoding apyrase 2-like isoform X4, with product MTSSFSFSLVRQNISHLPPLFTSIVISNNHWIWSISLSNSQPCRSKRLNLLNAPPHAYSLFTASRCVTCTCCHPLTGVTSRLLNKTCWTSLLVFVMIVGSSFPVRLKIKPGLSAYAQNPQQAAESLITLLDKAESVVPREFRPKTPVRVGATAGLRALEGDAPDRILQAVRDLLKQRSTLKSESDSVRVLDGTQEGAFQWVTINYLLGNLGRDYSETVGVVDLGGGSVQMAYAISETDAAGAPTVSVGEDQYVKEMFLRGRKYYLYVHSYLGYGLLAARAKILKVSDDFGNPCLLDGFNGSYNYGGKSFNASSYPSGASLNECKSIALKALKVNESKCTHMKCTFGGIWNGGGGDGQKNLFVASFFFDRAAEVRPVDFEAASKQACRTKIEDVKSFYPLVEEGNRPYLCMDLLYQYTLLVEGFGLDPWQQMTLVKKVKYHDALVEAAWPLGSAIEAVSST
- the LOC114182279 gene encoding apyrase 1-like isoform X3; amino-acid sequence: MTSSFSFSLVRQNISHLPPLFTSIVISNNHWIWSISLSNSQPCRSKRLNLLNAPPHAYSLFTASRCVTCTCCHPLTGVTSRLLNKTCWTSLLVFVMIVGSSFPIKPGLSAYAQNPQQAAESLITLLDKAESVVPREFRPKTPVRVGATAGLRALEGDAPDRILQAVRDLLKQRSTLKSESDSVRVLDGTQEGAFQWVTINYLLGNLGRDYSETVGVVDLGGGSVQMAYAISETDAAGAPTVSVGEDQYVKEMFLRGRKYYLYVHSYLGYGLLAARAKILKVSDDFGNPCLLDGFNGSYNYGGKSFNASSYPSGASLNECKSIALKALKVNESKCTHMKCTFGGIWNGGGGDGQKNLFVASFFFDRAAEAGFADPNSPVVKVRPVDFEAASKQACRTKIEDVKSFYPLVEEGNRPYLCMDLLYQYTLLVEGFGLDPWQQMTLVKKVKYHDALVEAAWPLGSAIEAVSST
- the LOC114182279 gene encoding apyrase 1-like isoform X5: MHMLSSSNWSDIAPPQQDLLDLPPRLCYDRWVFISSKIKPGLSAYAQNPQQAAESLITLLDKAESVVPREFRPKTPVRVGATAGLRALEGDAPDRILQAVRDLLKQRSTLKSESDSVRVLDGTQEGAFQWVTINYLLGNLGRDYSETVGVVDLGGGSVQMAYAISETDAAGAPTVSVGEDQYVKEMFLRGRKYYLYVHSYLGYGLLAARAKILKVSDDFGNPCLLDGFNGSYNYGGKSFNASSYPSGASLNECKSIALKALKVNESKCTHMKCTFGGIWNGGGGDGQKNLFVASFFFDRAAEAGFADPNSPVVKVRPVDFEAASKQACRTKIEDVKSFYPLVEEGNRPYLCMDLLYQYTLLVEGFGLDPWQQMTLVKKVKYHDALVEAAWPLGSAIEAVSST